In Synechococcus sp. PCC 6312, one genomic interval encodes:
- the ndhK gene encoding photosynthetic/respiratory NAD(P)H-quinone oxidoreductase subunit K → MTNTTVPTIQNPISRPEVPQELGENIILTSLNDVYDWARLSSLWPLLYGTACCFIEFAAMIGSRFDFDRFGLVPRSSPRQADLIITSGTITMKMAPALVRLYDQMPEPKYVIAMGACTITGGMFSSDSYSAVRGVDKLIPVDVYLPGCPPRPEAIMDAIVKLRKKIANEHLNERGNFQQAQRLFTVKHEMKAVAPILTGEYLNAASRQAPPPELAAALSQPVPAALTAAPVDVPAQA, encoded by the coding sequence ATGACCAATACCACTGTGCCAACCATTCAGAATCCGATCTCTCGCCCGGAAGTTCCCCAAGAGTTAGGGGAGAATATCATCCTCACCTCCTTAAATGATGTTTATGACTGGGCCAGGCTTTCCAGTTTATGGCCCCTCCTCTATGGCACAGCCTGCTGTTTTATTGAATTTGCCGCCATGATTGGCTCTCGGTTCGACTTTGACCGCTTTGGCTTAGTTCCCCGATCCAGTCCCCGCCAGGCTGACCTGATCATTACCTCTGGTACTATCACCATGAAGATGGCCCCAGCCCTTGTCCGCCTCTATGACCAAATGCCTGAACCCAAATATGTGATTGCCATGGGAGCTTGCACCATTACTGGGGGGATGTTTAGCTCGGATTCCTACTCGGCCGTGCGGGGCGTTGATAAGTTGATTCCCGTAGATGTCTATTTGCCCGGTTGCCCTCCCCGCCCAGAGGCAATTATGGATGCTATTGTCAAACTGCGGAAAAAAATTGCCAACGAGCATCTCAACGAGCGGGGAAATTTCCAACAGGCCCAACGTCTATTTACGGTTAAGCACGAAATGAAAGCCGTTGCCCCAATTTTAACTGGGGAATATCTCAATGCCGCCAGCCGCCAAGCCCCACCTCCAGAACTAGCCGCCGCCCTCAGTCAACCCGTTCCCGCCGCTTTAACCGCTGCCCCTGTGGATGTGCCGGCCCAGGCCTAG
- the nadA gene encoding quinolinate synthase NadA: MFATLAPPRPTLDAHALVAAIQALKTDLNAVILAHYYQEPGIQDVADYIGDSLGLSQQAAQTSAQVIVFAGVHFMAETAKILNPDKQVLLPDLAAGCSLADSCPAAEFAAFKAAHPNHLVISYINCTAEVKALSDIICTSANAVKILQQIPAEQPIIFAPDRNLGRYVMAQTGRELLLWDGSCIVHETFSEKRIIELGLDYPDAKLIAHPECEPAILRHADYIGSTTALLKYTQTSPEQTFIVATEPGIIHQMQRANPEKTYIPAPSMSNCNCNECPYMRLNTLEKLYSCMVNQSPEVTVPPDIAAAARKPIQRMLELSRT; this comes from the coding sequence GTGTTTGCAACCCTTGCTCCCCCCAGGCCAACCCTCGATGCCCATGCCTTAGTTGCGGCGATCCAGGCCCTTAAGACAGATCTCAATGCGGTGATTTTGGCCCACTACTACCAGGAGCCAGGGATTCAGGATGTGGCGGATTACATCGGGGATTCCTTGGGGTTATCCCAACAGGCGGCCCAAACCTCAGCCCAGGTGATTGTCTTTGCTGGGGTACACTTCATGGCTGAGACGGCCAAAATTTTGAATCCGGATAAACAGGTGTTACTTCCCGATTTAGCGGCCGGTTGTTCTCTGGCGGATAGTTGTCCGGCGGCAGAATTTGCGGCGTTTAAGGCAGCCCACCCAAACCACTTGGTCATTTCCTATATCAATTGCACCGCAGAGGTTAAAGCCCTCAGTGATATTATCTGCACCAGTGCCAACGCCGTCAAAATCCTCCAGCAGATTCCCGCAGAGCAACCGATTATTTTTGCCCCTGACCGTAACTTAGGCCGCTATGTCATGGCGCAAACTGGGCGGGAGTTGCTGCTTTGGGATGGCAGTTGTATTGTCCATGAAACTTTTTCCGAAAAGCGGATCATTGAACTGGGGCTGGACTATCCCGATGCCAAGCTCATTGCCCACCCGGAATGTGAACCCGCCATTCTGCGCCATGCTGACTATATTGGTTCGACAACAGCCTTGCTGAAGTATACCCAAACCAGCCCGGAACAAACCTTTATTGTCGCCACTGAGCCGGGGATTATTCATCAAATGCAGCGGGCTAATCCTGAAAAAACCTATATTCCCGCCCCCTCGATGAGTAATTGCAACTGTAATGAGTGTCCCTATATGCGGCTGAATACCCTGGAAAAACTCTATTCCTGTATGGTGAATCAGTCCCCAGAAGTTACCGTTCCCCCAGACATTGCCGCGGCGGCCCGCAAACCCATTCAGCGTATGTTAGAACTGAGTCGCACTTGA
- a CDS encoding glutaminase, whose translation MAITSRDRLNQLDLLQLERWAESVQGKKLSGKILERLPSDPQEATIAIASLDDHRLAWGSTGATFPLMSVVKPFLLLYLLETLGAEVVFQKVGIQPSARPYNSVVELEIDQGWPRNPMINSGAICLASLLPGESATAKCDALRHWLNHVSGAQLVLDQQVLAQVNAHPNWQNRGITHLLNLAGHFEHPQLVLDSYNQICCLRTTVTDLAALGLVLAGKNPQIGPKYRQLVNGIMLTCGLYEDSAQMMAHIGLPMKSGVSGAMVAIIPQAGAIAVYSPLLDETGNSVWSLALLEEISQSLELSILS comes from the coding sequence GTGGCCATAACATCTCGAGATCGGTTAAATCAACTTGACCTGTTGCAATTGGAGAGGTGGGCAGAATCCGTTCAAGGGAAAAAACTTTCCGGAAAAATACTCGAACGCTTACCCAGTGATCCCCAAGAAGCCACTATTGCCATTGCCAGCCTCGATGATCATCGCTTGGCCTGGGGCAGTACTGGGGCAACCTTTCCGCTGATGAGTGTGGTCAAGCCATTTTTATTACTCTACTTACTGGAGACTTTGGGGGCTGAGGTCGTTTTTCAGAAAGTCGGGATACAACCTTCCGCCCGGCCCTATAACTCGGTCGTGGAATTGGAAATTGATCAGGGCTGGCCCCGCAATCCAATGATTAACAGTGGGGCCATCTGTCTGGCGAGTTTATTGCCAGGGGAATCCGCAACCGCGAAATGTGACGCGTTAAGGCATTGGCTGAATCACGTTTCGGGGGCCCAACTCGTCCTTGATCAGCAGGTTTTAGCCCAAGTCAATGCCCATCCCAACTGGCAAAATCGGGGAATTACTCACCTGTTAAATTTGGCGGGTCATTTTGAGCATCCCCAGTTAGTCTTGGATAGCTACAATCAAATTTGCTGTTTACGGACAACGGTAACCGATTTAGCGGCCCTTGGCCTGGTTCTGGCGGGAAAAAATCCCCAGATTGGCCCTAAATATCGGCAGTTAGTGAATGGGATTATGCTCACCTGCGGACTGTACGAAGACTCGGCCCAAATGATGGCCCACATTGGCCTACCCATGAAGTCAGGGGTGAGTGGAGCTATGGTTGCGATTATTCCCCAGGCCGGTGCCATAGCTGTGTATAGTCCTCTCTTGGATGAGACGGGTAATTCTGTCTGGAGCTTGGCCCTATTGGAAGAAATCTCACAGAGCTTGGAGTTGAGCATTTTAAGCTAA
- a CDS encoding folylpolyglutamate synthase/dihydrofolate synthase family protein: MSQKTVDQLVGNYGRFGVRLGLETIQVFLKELGNPQAHVPIIHVAGTNGKGSVCAYLSAILTAAGYCVGCYTSPHLVDWTERITLNQVAIASDDLVTLLKDVIAATTALEESPTQFEIITAVAWLYFARQKVDIAVIEVGLGGRLDATNVCDLPLVTVITSIGRDHWQRLGNTLAEIATEKAGILKPHRPAIIGPMPTTAQTVILERAQALHCPIFSPAPAEYLSGIFTQQAWGMWRDYRFPLPLAGDVQLVNAALALATIDCLKSQGWQISGQAVTTGMAKTRWPGRLQWLAWRGQRILLDGAHNEPAAHLLRQYLDQQGLAPVTWMIGILASKDAQALLTALLRPQDHLHLVPIPGHDAFNPLELKTLAERIGHDLPVVMTHPDLATALQATLTPAPPPQPLVLTGSLYLIGEFLREKNRLLESIP, translated from the coding sequence GTGAGCCAAAAAACTGTTGATCAATTGGTGGGCAACTATGGGCGGTTTGGGGTGCGCTTGGGGTTAGAAACCATCCAGGTCTTCCTCAAGGAACTTGGCAATCCCCAGGCCCATGTGCCGATCATTCATGTTGCAGGTACGAATGGCAAGGGGTCGGTTTGTGCCTATCTATCCGCTATTTTGACCGCAGCCGGGTATTGTGTGGGTTGTTATACCTCCCCCCATTTGGTGGATTGGACAGAACGGATCACCCTGAATCAAGTGGCCATTGCTTCCGATGACTTGGTCACGCTCTTGAAGGATGTGATTGCTGCTACCACTGCCTTAGAGGAAAGTCCGACCCAGTTTGAAATCATTACGGCTGTGGCCTGGCTGTATTTTGCCCGTCAAAAGGTAGATATTGCCGTCATTGAGGTGGGCCTGGGGGGGCGGTTAGATGCGACCAATGTGTGTGATTTGCCCCTTGTGACTGTCATTACTTCAATTGGTCGGGATCATTGGCAGCGTTTAGGCAATACCTTGGCGGAAATTGCAACAGAAAAAGCTGGCATTCTTAAGCCCCACCGCCCTGCCATTATTGGCCCCATGCCGACTACGGCCCAAACTGTCATCCTCGAACGCGCCCAGGCCCTCCATTGTCCGATCTTCAGCCCCGCACCAGCCGAATATCTGAGTGGGATCTTTACGCAACAGGCCTGGGGAATGTGGCGCGACTATCGGTTTCCCCTCCCCTTAGCGGGTGATGTGCAACTGGTGAATGCGGCCTTGGCCCTAGCCACGATTGACTGCTTAAAGTCTCAAGGTTGGCAGATTTCTGGCCAGGCCGTCACCACGGGAATGGCTAAAACTCGCTGGCCGGGGCGGTTACAATGGCTGGCCTGGCGGGGACAACGAATCCTCTTAGACGGGGCCCACAACGAACCAGCCGCCCACCTACTCCGGCAATATTTAGATCAACAGGGCCTTGCTCCCGTCACCTGGATGATAGGAATTCTCGCCAGCAAAGATGCCCAGGCCCTTCTCACCGCCCTCTTACGCCCCCAGGATCATCTCCATCTCGTTCCCATCCCAGGCCATGATGCCTTCAACCCACTGGAGTTAAAGACCCTCGCTGAGAGAATTGGCCATGATTTGCCCGTGGTAATGACCCATCCTGATTTAGCCACCGCCCTCCAGGCCACCCTTACCCCAGCCCCCCCACCCCAGCCCCTCGTTTTAACGGGTTCTCTTTATTTGATTGGTGAATTTCTGAGAGAGAAAAATAGGCTTCTCGAATCCATACCCTAA